DNA sequence from the Oryza brachyantha chromosome 5, ObraRS2, whole genome shotgun sequence genome:
cGACTAAGGATGAGCTTATACTCCATTCTTATTCTGGCCACTAGGATCTAGAACCAAGAACATAATGGAAGTGGTCACTGCCCATGTCGAGGATCTAAACTATGATTAATGTAACTTGTCAAATAGCACATGTTTCACCACAAAATTTGGTCAAGTAGCACGTCATTTTCATAGTTGTCTATCACTGAAAACTTgtctatcatttttttcataacagCACAAAAATGCAATCATACGATCTTTACCTTGTTATTAGCCCAACCATTCGACCAAGTGAATTAAGAAGAACACCGCCACTTGCCCCTGGGTGAACTGCTGCTGTTGTCTGCAGCATTACCGGTATGTCCATACTGTTGATGTCCACAGCGCTAGGCAGTTGAGAATATTGAGTTGATGGGATTTTGACAATCTTTGATACTACTCCAGAGGTTAGGGAGGAGCATAGTCCTACAGTCAAATACTTGAATATCaatttcataataaataaatgatatgaaATGCACTAAGGTGCATCAGCACATGTGATAAAATGAGCATTGCTTCCAATGCTATCTTGAAAAACTATGACTGTTAGGCTTGTTACCTGATTGAGGTCCAAGAAGGCCATGCCCAACTACATATACAGATGAGCCTGCTGTTGGACAAATAAATTCTGGTCTAATTGCACATAATTCAATTGGAATTTTTTCCATTTGAAGCAAGGCAACATCAAGTGGCCCTTTGGAGATAAACACTACTCTAGCATTGCACCATGTTTGTCTCTCTCCATGATCCAAACGAATCGATATTGCCCTGTCTCTTTTGAATCCTAAATTAAACAATGAAACATCGTGTTTTACAGCATCTCCATTCGAAACTTTGCAATGCCGTGGCTGCAACAGGTTGTTTTCTCCTTCACAAGTGTGTTCTTCACTAAAGGAggtgattttgttttgtaagCCTAACGACGAGGTTCTTCCAAATCTCCAAGGTTCCAAAAGATGTGCATTTGTCAATATTAAGCCATTTTTATTGAGGATAATCCCTGAAGCCCAAGATGTCTCACCAACAGTGACAAGAACAACTGAGGATATAGCTTCTGGGAGTGAAGGTGAGATGTCATACTGATTTAGACTGCTTGCTGAATTAGAGACAAACCTCTTGTATAGATCCGCACTACATGAGTCCTTATATTTACAATCTGAACTTCTGTCATCGACTGATTCACTTGGGGATCGACCAATTTTTTCCAATTTGTTGCTGCTCCATGCATTGCATATTGCATCCCAAGTAATTACAAGCTGTCATGCAGATATCTAAGTTTCTATATCTGTTCTATTTGCAAAAGTATCTCAATAACACTAGTAAACTCACCTGAACTTCTACGATGCTGCCTTTCTGTCTTAATGGTTTCATCAGCATCCCCACAAGGCAAGAGTTTTTGTCAAACACCGGAGCACCTTCCATACCTTGGTTAATTTGAAAGATTGTTTACAGCCAATGCTTTAATGTACCACATAAGATAGTAGGCACAGAGAGATATACTGAAATTCTATACCAGGAAGACAGTGGACATCAGCCATCAGCAATGAGCACCTGGAAGCTCCTGGAGGGAGGCAATTTGCAACAACACCAACTGATATACTGCTTAAAGAACATAGGTGTttattatggattaatttgcCAGTACCTCCTTATTGCTAATAAATGTGGTATTATACATTAAATAATAATGTGTCATGTTTTCCCAACACCATAAGGTACAACACCCAATTGTTAACTAATAAGAGAAACTAGCTTTTGCAGGTCACATGACATGCCTGGAAAAAAAGTGCTAGGTCACGCCTGCTTTCACTTTTTGCTATTGGCAACAGTGCAGGCTAAGTGAATTAATAATAAGTAACTAAAAAGCAACACTTCAGTACTATCCCCAGATAGGCAATGGCTTCAAAAGTTTGAAATGTTTCAAGTCTATAAATTTACAGTGATCAACATTAAGAAATCTCAAACACTTCCTCTTTAATTAAACACCTGTAAACGTTGCAAACATGCTAGTTACATATGCTTGCTCTATAGTTAAGGTGGCATGCTGATTTTCAACAAAAAGCCTAATGAAAATTACCTATTGAAGAAATGGACAGGCGATA
Encoded proteins:
- the LOC102712364 gene encoding glyoxysomal processing protease, glyoxysomal; translation: MAPHEVAAAARDFSAMARIVGPDPKSVKMRRHAFHLHQSGSTTLSASALLLPPGSLAEPPPPLLDRICSAHGHAGGVALTSASLVEPFLVAEQRNSTSQEFQPRLVPEAHIDVLVEHEEEARSIGDRKSGAPRWLSARLLAIVDVSASADSVISLLQHEGSLTRSSSWDVCWSLADVNRKQVDNDARYSLESNRNRAYTESTEPPMLARAATRIAVLGVSNLKSNNTRCVNVSPMQRRGDSLLIMGSPFGILSPVHFFNSISVGVVANCLPPGASRCSLLMADVHCLPGMEGAPVFDKNSCLVGMLMKPLRQKGSIVEVQLVITWDAICNAWSSNKLEKIGRSPSESVDDRSSDCKYKDSCSADLYKRFVSNSASSLNQYDISPSLPEAISSVVLVTVGETSWASGIILNKNGLILTNAHLLEPWRFGRTSSLGLQNKITSFSEEHTCEGENNLLQPRHCKVSNGDAVKHDVSLFNLGFKRDRAISIRLDHGERQTWCNARVVFISKGPLDVALLQMEKIPIELCAIRPEFICPTAGSSVYVVGHGLLGPQSGLCSSLTSGVVSKIVKIPSTQYSQLPSAVDINSMDIPVMLQTTAAVHPGASGGVLLNSLGRMVGLITSNAKHGGGSTIPNLNFSIPCKSLEMVFKYSANGYFKILEQLDKPNEVLSSIWALAPTSSPFFSTSPENGRAGKVLEFSKFLADKQEGLKSRKDIEAFIRDKIPSKI